Proteins encoded within one genomic window of Balneolaceae bacterium:
- the mraY gene encoding phospho-N-acetylmuramoyl-pentapeptide-transferase produces MLYELLAWLNDMYAPPGFDAFDFITTRTAFAAATALIISLIIGRKIIQWLIKMQLKEVIREDIGLHTHLNKVNTPTMGGVIIILATVIPAILWMNMYSIYTWMIVFVTVVLGLVGFLDDYIKVVRQNKSGLHGWVKVFGQVFVGIILGATLYFWPAFSDYNTLTTVPFLKDVNIDYAFLGEQIGWLIYIPVVIFIITGVSNAANLTDGLDGLLSGTSAIAGVILGIFAYVSGRTDFSEFLNIMYLPGSGELTIFAASLVGACLGFLWYNTYPASVFMGDTGSLALGGALGAMAIMIHKELLLPIICGVFVAETVSVIIQTSYFKYTKWKYGEGRRVYLMTPIHHHFEKLGWPESKIVIRFWIIAILLGIISLLTLKLR; encoded by the coding sequence ATGTTATACGAACTGCTTGCATGGTTAAATGATATGTATGCACCTCCCGGGTTTGATGCATTTGATTTTATCACAACACGCACGGCTTTTGCAGCTGCAACGGCGTTAATTATCAGCCTGATTATTGGGCGTAAGATCATTCAATGGCTTATAAAAATGCAGCTCAAGGAAGTGATACGTGAGGACATAGGACTCCATACACATCTGAACAAAGTAAATACACCTACCATGGGTGGTGTGATTATCATTTTAGCTACAGTAATTCCGGCGATACTCTGGATGAACATGTACAGCATCTACACCTGGATGATAGTATTTGTAACAGTCGTTCTTGGTTTGGTCGGTTTTTTGGATGATTACATTAAAGTAGTCCGGCAAAACAAATCCGGGCTTCATGGCTGGGTAAAAGTGTTTGGTCAGGTATTTGTGGGAATTATTCTTGGAGCTACGCTCTATTTCTGGCCTGCATTCAGTGATTACAACACGCTTACCACCGTACCTTTTCTTAAAGATGTGAACATTGATTATGCCTTTCTCGGCGAGCAGATTGGATGGCTGATATATATCCCGGTTGTGATTTTTATCATCACAGGTGTGAGCAACGCGGCAAATCTTACGGATGGACTTGACGGTTTGCTTTCCGGTACCTCTGCCATTGCCGGAGTAATTTTGGGGATTTTTGCGTATGTCTCCGGCCGGACCGACTTTTCTGAATTTTTGAACATTATGTACCTGCCCGGCTCCGGTGAACTAACCATATTTGCGGCTTCGCTGGTGGGGGCTTGTCTTGGTTTTTTATGGTATAACACCTATCCCGCTTCTGTTTTTATGGGTGATACGGGTTCACTTGCACTGGGCGGGGCTTTGGGTGCAATGGCAATCATGATTCATAAAGAATTACTGCTACCTATTATCTGTGGAGTTTTTGTAGCCGAAACAGTTTCTGTGATTATTCAAACCAGTTATTTCAAATACACAAAGTGGAAATATGGCGAAGGCCGCAGAGTCTATTTGATGACTCCAATCCACCACCATTTTGAAAAACTGGGATGGCCGGAATCAAAAATCGTTATTCGCTTTTGGATCATTGCCATTCTGCTTGGAATTATAAGCCTCTTAACCCTGAAACTGCGATAA